In Halobacteriovorax marinus SJ, the following proteins share a genomic window:
- a CDS encoding LysR family transcriptional regulator, with the protein MLDELETLSALAKHKTMGRAATSLRITQSSVSKRIQSLEQISHKELIVKNGRFVELTPAAFELLDKALPLLSELKETVQGEEGLHTLRISIGFSESILSSWGAHLISKLSRKFPENIFEPHAHRTPVIVDKVVSGDYNIAIVGGEPKNFPGLYFERIGEEEMVVVGETGDLFCAEVTSGTWASIANETAKQGLRIDERSEFLSPIAKMAKHGFCRGLVPFAVAKNAGFSKREMISTGIKRPIYAVGRKRAFLRSDILKILEYTSQFLEKI; encoded by the coding sequence ATGTTAGATGAGTTAGAAACACTTAGTGCTTTGGCTAAACATAAAACGATGGGCAGAGCTGCGACTTCTCTTCGAATTACTCAATCTAGTGTGAGTAAGAGAATTCAGTCTCTAGAACAAATTTCTCATAAAGAATTAATTGTTAAGAATGGTCGATTTGTAGAGCTTACACCGGCCGCATTTGAGCTTTTAGATAAGGCACTGCCTCTTCTTTCTGAGTTGAAGGAAACTGTCCAAGGTGAAGAAGGTTTACATACTCTTAGAATCTCAATTGGATTTTCAGAGTCGATACTTTCTTCTTGGGGGGCACATTTAATAAGTAAGCTCTCTCGAAAATTTCCTGAGAATATATTTGAACCTCATGCTCATAGAACACCTGTGATTGTCGATAAGGTTGTATCCGGAGACTACAATATTGCTATTGTTGGAGGGGAGCCAAAGAATTTTCCAGGGCTTTATTTTGAGAGGATTGGAGAAGAGGAGATGGTTGTTGTTGGAGAGACAGGCGATCTCTTCTGTGCTGAGGTTACAAGTGGCACATGGGCTTCAATTGCAAACGAAACCGCTAAACAAGGTTTGAGAATAGATGAGAGAAGTGAATTTCTCTCTCCCATAGCTAAGATGGCCAAACATGGATTTTGTAGAGGATTAGTTCCATTTGCTGTTGCAAAGAATGCAGGTTTCTCTAAAAGAGAAATGATTTCTACTGGAATCAAACGACCTATATATGCAGTGGGAAGAAAAAGAGCATTTCTAAGAAGTGATATTCTCAAGATTTTAGAATACACAAGCCAGTTTTTAGAGAAGATTTAA
- a CDS encoding low temperature requirement protein A produces MKKRLLQKPVFHFSGIGVEKKVGWLELFYDLMYVASFIQLGNIFSRDISLYGFIKISLIFITFWVSWSGFSLFSNRYTIDDFLHRVLVFLHMFTVASLTVLAPRVFNGDYSYFTIIFGISQLLVALLYLRASIQTEFGSKYTKFWFGAFSLSGFTWLSAPFFPNNLTPLVWAVGVAIILITPILNKARNLFNEFPFDYEHLSERYSLLTIIVIGESFVKVLTELVERDSGMNLVIQACFSLLIACSIWWIYFDDVAESKLKKSLLAFPVWLVSHLPLQMGIVLMGVGIKKVVSSNMAHSLQLNDAYLLSFSIALILAFVGLIDLVTVGKSGEENSFIRVQLRFFISFICVLLGIFSQSMSALLFVSSILTLGLIQIIINIILDLRAKAAQ; encoded by the coding sequence ATGAAGAAAAGATTATTACAAAAGCCTGTCTTTCACTTTAGTGGTATTGGAGTAGAGAAAAAAGTTGGATGGCTGGAGCTTTTTTACGATCTAATGTATGTGGCATCGTTTATTCAGCTTGGGAATATTTTTTCTAGGGATATTTCATTATATGGATTTATTAAGATAAGTTTAATTTTTATAACTTTCTGGGTTTCTTGGTCTGGATTTTCTCTTTTTTCAAACCGCTACACTATAGATGATTTTCTACATAGAGTATTAGTCTTCCTTCATATGTTTACTGTTGCTTCTTTAACAGTGTTAGCACCTCGGGTCTTTAATGGTGATTATTCTTATTTTACAATTATTTTTGGTATATCACAGCTACTAGTGGCCTTGCTCTATTTAAGGGCCTCTATTCAAACAGAATTTGGTTCAAAGTATACTAAGTTTTGGTTTGGAGCATTCTCCCTTTCTGGTTTTACATGGTTGAGTGCACCTTTTTTTCCAAATAACTTAACCCCTCTTGTTTGGGCAGTAGGGGTTGCGATTATTCTCATAACGCCAATTCTTAATAAAGCTCGTAATTTATTTAATGAATTCCCATTTGACTATGAGCATTTGTCAGAACGCTATAGCCTTTTAACTATTATAGTAATTGGTGAATCTTTTGTGAAAGTTCTAACAGAGTTAGTTGAAAGAGACTCAGGTATGAATTTAGTTATACAAGCTTGTTTCTCTCTTCTCATAGCATGTTCAATTTGGTGGATTTACTTTGATGATGTTGCCGAGTCGAAGTTAAAGAAAAGTCTTTTAGCTTTTCCTGTGTGGCTTGTTTCCCATTTACCATTGCAAATGGGAATTGTTCTTATGGGTGTTGGAATAAAGAAAGTTGTTAGCTCCAACATGGCCCATTCTCTTCAGTTAAATGATGCTTATCTCTTAAGTTTTTCAATTGCCCTTATATTGGCATTTGTTGGTTTGATTGATCTTGTTACCGTTGGTAAAAGTGGTGAAGAGAATTCTTTTATTAGAGTACAATTGAGATTTTTTATTTCTTTTATTTGTGTGTTACTTGGTATTTTCTCTCAGTCTATGAGTGCTCTTTTATTTGTATCAAGTATTCTAACATTAGGGCTTATTCAAATTATTATTAATATTATTCTAGATCTAAGAGCTAAAGCTGCACAATAG
- a CDS encoding chloride channel protein has protein sequence MFNKFNLYKVSRWVFLSTLSGLMAGLSSALFLTLLSLATAYRKDHHELIYFLPIAGFFIGLIYYKFAGEAEKGNNLILDEIHSPKKVLPLRMVPFVLFGTILTHLFGGSAGREGTAVQMSGALSDRISHFFKLSKYERRVLLIAGSGAGLGAAVSAPWAGVIFGMEIITVGKLRLYAFFQCLIASFIGYQTTHLLKVPHTLYPSVEIPTFHFQYLIYLILFGIAFGVSANLFSKTTHLLTKAIKRFIQYPPLRPFLGGLLIIVLYNIEGSFLYAGLGLETIQTSLVQPMHWSVPLLKLIFTALTLSFGFKGGEFTPLVFIGATLGSFLGGFGPIPFELVAALGFVAVFAGASNAPIACIIMAIETFGIQIAPYAFIACYSSFYFSGHNGIYQSQRYFSKKHKRALFFLKYLRKK, from the coding sequence ATGTTTAATAAGTTTAATTTATATAAAGTTTCAAGATGGGTATTCTTAAGTACTCTATCAGGATTAATGGCGGGTTTAAGTTCAGCACTATTCTTAACTTTATTATCTCTTGCAACTGCTTATAGAAAAGATCATCATGAGCTAATCTATTTTCTTCCAATAGCAGGATTCTTTATTGGTCTAATCTATTATAAATTCGCTGGTGAGGCAGAGAAAGGGAATAATTTAATCCTTGATGAAATTCACTCTCCAAAGAAAGTCCTGCCTCTGCGAATGGTTCCCTTTGTACTCTTTGGAACAATATTGACTCACTTATTTGGAGGATCAGCTGGGCGAGAAGGAACAGCAGTACAAATGAGTGGCGCTCTCTCTGATCGAATCTCACACTTCTTCAAGCTCTCTAAATATGAAAGAAGAGTATTATTAATTGCGGGCTCGGGAGCAGGACTTGGCGCTGCCGTCTCAGCTCCTTGGGCAGGTGTAATTTTTGGAATGGAAATTATCACTGTTGGAAAGTTAAGACTCTACGCTTTCTTCCAATGCTTAATTGCTTCTTTCATAGGCTATCAGACAACTCACCTACTCAAAGTTCCCCACACACTTTATCCATCTGTTGAAATACCAACCTTCCATTTCCAGTACTTAATTTATCTAATTCTCTTTGGAATTGCATTTGGAGTCAGTGCAAATCTATTCTCTAAAACTACTCACCTTTTAACTAAAGCTATAAAGAGATTTATTCAATATCCTCCACTAAGACCGTTTCTAGGAGGACTGCTTATTATTGTCCTTTATAACATTGAAGGCTCTTTTCTCTACGCAGGACTTGGCTTAGAGACAATTCAAACATCACTAGTTCAACCAATGCATTGGAGTGTACCTCTTTTAAAATTGATATTTACTGCCCTTACTCTCTCTTTTGGATTTAAAGGAGGAGAATTCACGCCTCTAGTTTTTATTGGAGCAACTCTAGGAAGCTTTCTAGGAGGTTTTGGCCCAATCCCTTTTGAACTTGTTGCAGCTCTTGGCTTTGTAGCCGTTTTTGCAGGAGCATCCAACGCACCGATTGCATGTATTATTATGGCCATCGAAACATTTGGTATACAAATTGCTCCGTACGCCTTTATTGCTTGTTATAGTAGTTTCTACTTTTCAGGACACAATGGTATCTACCAATCTCAGAGATACTTTTCAAAAAAACATAAGAGAGCACTATTTTTCCTAAAATACTTAAGAAAAAAATAG
- a CDS encoding shikimate kinase, translating into MKRILIIGISCSGKTTVGMKLSKKLNIPFHDLDDLYWNPGWIETDKEKFKNSVTSLCKEESWIIVGNYNSVQSLVLEECDTVIWLNLSRARVWYQAIVRSMRRILFSERCCNGNIESFQRTFLTKDSILLWVLKDYKRKYIKYSNMRDDGEFSKKEYIELRNTTQINNLLIKE; encoded by the coding sequence ATGAAAAGAATTTTGATTATAGGAATTAGTTGTAGTGGTAAAACTACTGTAGGGATGAAGCTCTCTAAAAAATTAAATATTCCTTTCCATGATTTGGACGATCTCTACTGGAATCCCGGGTGGATAGAGACTGATAAAGAAAAATTTAAAAATAGTGTGACATCTTTATGTAAAGAAGAGTCATGGATAATTGTAGGCAATTATAATTCAGTACAGAGTTTAGTCTTAGAGGAATGTGATACTGTTATTTGGCTTAACCTTTCAAGGGCGAGGGTGTGGTATCAGGCAATAGTGAGGTCAATGAGAAGAATTCTCTTTAGTGAAAGGTGTTGTAATGGAAATATTGAAAGCTTTCAAAGAACATTTCTTACTAAGGATTCAATCCTACTTTGGGTTTTAAAAGACTATAAACGCAAATATATTAAATACTCTAATATGAGGGATGATGGGGAGTTTTCTAAGAAAGAGTATATTGAGCTTAGAAATACAACTCAAATCAATAATCTACTAATCAAAGAATAA
- a CDS encoding D-Ala-D-Ala carboxypeptidase family metallohydrolase, producing MKYLFSIFVLLLVSCSFSFKNRELDWEEIARMNGHHYDDDTHHEIRTSSRWPSATKESKEIDKCLDQTDEELENLDEMILRFDGKINSPDDYEHSMAGLQRFIEDSGLTRYFSAKEMVSPNNSAVAKGCGYEKLLPSRCRWKSAVAQGLLAVELRSEINRGKKTSSGIKIRNWWRPSCYNSKVGGAKSSDHMQARGFDLDFNTPKQRAVAQAYLCKMYKEGKPLSLQVGIGCQTLHIGVGSPKRLSNYPKDGSRFWKYGSLSRCSIKRISEDDCWKQGRDGKLYIHTEDGGSGVL from the coding sequence ATGAAGTATTTATTTTCAATATTTGTTCTACTTTTAGTGAGCTGCAGTTTCTCATTTAAGAATAGAGAATTAGATTGGGAAGAGATTGCTAGAATGAATGGACATCACTACGATGATGATACTCACCATGAAATTAGAACTAGTTCGAGATGGCCATCGGCAACTAAAGAATCTAAAGAAATTGATAAGTGCTTAGATCAAACAGATGAAGAGTTAGAGAATCTAGATGAAATGATTTTGAGATTTGATGGAAAAATAAATTCTCCAGATGATTATGAGCACTCCATGGCAGGGCTTCAGAGATTTATTGAAGATAGTGGTTTGACAAGATATTTCAGTGCAAAAGAGATGGTTTCTCCAAATAACTCTGCTGTGGCGAAGGGCTGTGGATATGAAAAATTACTTCCAAGTCGCTGTCGTTGGAAGTCAGCTGTGGCCCAAGGACTTTTAGCTGTTGAGCTGAGATCTGAAATAAATAGAGGAAAGAAAACTTCTTCGGGTATTAAGATTAGAAATTGGTGGAGACCGTCTTGCTATAACTCAAAAGTCGGAGGAGCGAAGTCTAGTGATCATATGCAAGCGCGTGGTTTTGATTTAGATTTTAATACACCAAAGCAAAGGGCCGTAGCTCAAGCCTATCTCTGTAAGATGTATAAAGAAGGCAAGCCATTGAGTCTGCAGGTCGGAATCGGCTGTCAAACACTTCATATTGGAGTGGGTTCACCAAAGAGGCTTTCAAATTACCCAAAAGATGGTTCAAGGTTCTGGAAATATGGCTCATTAAGCAGGTGTTCGATTAAGAGAATTAGTGAGGATGACTGTTGGAAGCAGGGGCGAGATGGAAAGCTCTATATTCACACTGAAGATGGTGGTTCAGGCGTCCTCTAA
- a CDS encoding PH domain-containing protein has translation MNSIHGAVAALLIILAPISTIASGKKSTSWVISNPEWTPSFEKQYSEFIAGIGKAKKSGDCSTTDQCLRSRVANPRFYNLNPSNLKSIFADCADLPYVLRAYFSWMNGLPFSFPNALLPAKWFSEENQLILAEIQELQRELADAGFFRRRIINSKIKKLRRQLNGGSRKVPDLRYNADGNVIKSKRMIKNGDDINEVLTSVVGSISTASFRTNASANGEGEKFRDTYPVKVDRDAIVPGTILYDPNGHIAVVYEVTKNGKIHLIDAHPDNSLTAITYGEKFSRTSVKIGGGFSNWRPFTYQDSKVRFKKNEELDNYSLEQFQKSQDFSFEGRQMSFYEFVRNRLSLGNLVYNPVLELRELLGELCYDFRERKLSVDKALDSRINLKDHPEKLPENIYGTDGEWETYSTPSRDARLKASIREGRDLVKKMLRLNSEGSSSVEYSGSNLKSDLLSVYEEEVAKCRIPLTLSDNSNLVLDLDQMLGKIYKLSFDPYHCVELRWGIEDESSAYRCQDSEEKLEWYLQEQGLRNTIDRDYSLKMDFGLGELENAEISDVYQEDISILGVLRTE, from the coding sequence ATGAATTCAATACATGGAGCAGTAGCTGCTTTACTCATTATCTTAGCGCCAATTTCAACTATCGCATCAGGCAAGAAATCGACTAGCTGGGTAATTTCTAATCCAGAATGGACTCCAAGTTTTGAAAAGCAGTACTCTGAATTTATAGCTGGAATTGGTAAAGCTAAAAAGAGTGGAGACTGTTCAACAACAGATCAGTGTCTACGCAGTAGAGTGGCCAATCCTCGCTTTTACAATCTTAATCCTTCAAATTTAAAATCTATTTTTGCAGACTGTGCAGATTTACCTTATGTGCTAAGGGCCTACTTTAGTTGGATGAACGGTTTGCCGTTTTCATTTCCTAATGCCTTATTGCCAGCGAAATGGTTCTCTGAAGAGAATCAATTAATATTAGCTGAAATCCAAGAGCTTCAAAGAGAGTTGGCCGATGCTGGCTTCTTTAGACGAAGAATAATTAATTCTAAAATTAAGAAACTAAGAAGACAGCTAAACGGTGGTAGCCGAAAAGTTCCTGACCTTCGCTATAATGCAGATGGAAACGTTATCAAATCTAAGAGAATGATAAAGAATGGGGATGATATTAACGAAGTTTTAACAAGTGTTGTGGGAAGTATTTCAACAGCGTCTTTTAGAACTAATGCATCTGCAAATGGTGAAGGGGAAAAGTTTAGAGATACTTATCCTGTTAAAGTCGATCGCGATGCAATAGTACCTGGAACTATTCTCTATGATCCAAATGGCCATATTGCTGTCGTTTACGAAGTTACAAAGAATGGCAAAATTCACCTTATTGATGCACATCCTGATAATTCTCTTACAGCGATTACTTACGGAGAAAAATTTTCTAGAACTTCAGTGAAGATTGGTGGAGGCTTCTCTAACTGGCGACCTTTCACTTACCAAGATTCAAAGGTAAGATTTAAAAAGAATGAAGAGCTAGATAACTATAGCCTAGAGCAGTTTCAAAAGAGTCAGGACTTTTCTTTTGAAGGTCGTCAAATGAGCTTCTATGAGTTTGTTAGAAATAGACTCTCTCTAGGAAATCTCGTTTACAACCCTGTGCTTGAGTTAAGAGAGTTACTTGGAGAGCTCTGCTATGATTTTAGAGAGAGAAAGCTCTCTGTTGATAAGGCCCTTGATAGTCGAATCAACTTAAAAGATCATCCTGAAAAGCTTCCTGAGAATATCTATGGAACTGATGGAGAATGGGAAACATATTCAACACCATCTAGAGATGCGAGGTTAAAGGCCTCTATTAGAGAGGGGAGAGACTTAGTTAAAAAGATGCTACGTTTGAATTCTGAAGGAAGTTCTTCAGTGGAGTATAGTGGGAGTAATTTAAAGTCCGATCTTCTTTCTGTGTATGAAGAGGAAGTGGCGAAGTGTCGTATTCCATTAACATTATCCGATAACTCAAACCTTGTTTTAGATCTTGATCAAATGCTTGGCAAAATCTATAAGCTTTCTTTCGATCCATATCACTGTGTAGAACTTAGATGGGGTATAGAGGATGAGAGTAGTGCCTATAGATGCCAAGATTCTGAGGAGAAGTTGGAGTGGTACCTTCAAGAGCAAGGACTTAGAAATACAATTGATAGGGATTATTCTCTAAAGATGGACTTTGGTCTTGGTGAGTTAGAAAATGCTGAAATTTCAGATGTTTACCAAGAAGATATCTCAATCTTAGGGGTACTTAGAACAGAGTAA
- a CDS encoding PDC sensor domain-containing protein, which translates to MLNQSLATELKIAVSDTNLGGVNQSHLKSILSCTTGILEENITIKSFPSLRGRQEFLNRTVDGYYPVVFTSELKNNGLFPLYIDEVLMIKLKDIPDKNISLGLVKGDHSQYLKKFKDYTLSFSVLNSKTLFRGLVEKRAEAIIVKRSEIPNDFLLDNFDLKSLEYVESGIELNTSFYKKAAMGKIEVRKRYSECLEKVNFLLDHDRRESIVNKIRKDIEHIQSIFTIERKNVSNIAKKEKMWKDGSRGLDFIQKILKSEESIKLKEVLSGYNFVSEAFIFNHQGATLGETIKSSDFDQSDERKYSLVKSQKEFNENNITDLYYDASSGVFQIGIMIRLQDRKGDFSGGIYIGANINKILTHYKIN; encoded by the coding sequence ATGTTAAATCAATCTTTGGCAACTGAGCTGAAGATTGCTGTGTCAGACACTAATCTTGGCGGTGTTAATCAATCGCATTTGAAGTCTATTCTCTCTTGTACAACGGGAATTTTGGAAGAAAATATCACAATAAAATCTTTCCCAAGTCTAAGGGGAAGGCAAGAATTTCTAAATCGAACTGTCGATGGTTACTATCCAGTAGTCTTTACTTCTGAACTTAAAAATAATGGGCTCTTTCCTCTATATATAGATGAAGTACTAATGATAAAGCTCAAAGATATTCCCGACAAAAATATAAGTCTTGGCCTAGTGAAAGGAGACCACTCTCAATACTTGAAGAAGTTTAAGGATTATACTCTTTCATTTTCTGTTCTTAATTCAAAGACTCTATTTAGAGGGCTAGTGGAAAAAAGAGCGGAGGCCATCATTGTTAAAAGATCTGAAATACCAAATGATTTTTTATTGGATAACTTTGATCTGAAATCTCTAGAGTACGTAGAGTCCGGAATAGAACTCAACACAAGCTTCTATAAGAAAGCTGCTATGGGAAAAATTGAAGTTCGTAAGCGCTATAGTGAATGCTTGGAAAAAGTGAACTTTCTACTTGATCACGATAGAAGAGAGTCCATTGTAAATAAGATCAGAAAAGATATTGAACATATTCAGTCCATTTTTACTATTGAGAGAAAGAACGTAAGTAATATCGCTAAGAAAGAGAAGATGTGGAAAGATGGTTCGAGGGGTTTAGACTTCATCCAGAAAATTCTAAAAAGTGAAGAGAGTATAAAGCTTAAAGAAGTTCTTTCTGGATATAACTTTGTTTCTGAAGCCTTTATCTTTAATCATCAAGGTGCAACTCTAGGTGAAACGATTAAATCTAGCGACTTTGATCAATCTGATGAGCGCAAATATAGTTTAGTAAAAAGCCAGAAAGAATTTAATGAAAATAATATCACTGACCTCTACTATGATGCCTCTTCAGGTGTCTTTCAAATTGGTATTATGATTCGTCTGCAAGATAGAAAAGGAGACTTTTCTGGGGGTATTTATATTGGGGCCAATATTAATAAGATATTGACCCATTATAAAATTAATTAG
- a CDS encoding AAA family ATPase, translated as MNYLLKVTLVLVLSLNIHATNKCIKSEVLSLNDTVVGNIEHRIVGIKNVLSGKGGDSSLIWNVFGNDFDFNRSDEYISKLETINSKSRGISEEYEYLSNCLKELKLTKRMAQLEKLSIEYNNFKVQLFKKNKALNNSIKLNIDSNSSIPSLAKEIDEEFIVLEKSKRDIEKELAQNESKTLIDSNSKEVVFYQNSLLKFKLDLIKTRILFNRNLQQKIEYFNLKSLKLSNLSSNYEERDTETIEAQFVEVEKIWKEVTKQNFYDLIKGSLFFDIPRVPGVFTSKRNVESEIRATLETERSKVSTFRKESISDLTKKKEEELKLLNNLLIQINSLRSNYYNKLSFSFLSGRFFTSSYLSSLKNEIYASPYRLLNYVYSKYLFVNEKLSLGRDGITDLSLLLFKYMMIILGVFSFKLVLHKIYDFLEKKNRGLVSKRKRSEFFSYLTTIWNKHSDNFYSISWLFLLFVLSHFELLNNISIILNIFIILIVAKIIRSLVILFLSTVSSIDSRNYRSFKLKAEGTAGRFANIYLVYSLIMVLLNLTVGKVYIYSIVKFVAIIYSLYQVIETSSVWSKEFSTYTEKKFSGVIVDKIERFYKFLPSKIQGIFSFLFISILTIVNIFIRMTEDFAISKKISANLFRKQVESVEVEEGASEQIPNEYKEKFTFNSLDVEEHYVNHTSEIEESICNEIVEWIDEKSEEHSVVVYGDKGIGKTTLLKKVIRDMEGRYTDELSCVYTKVPAKTIDREKAHTFIVNALGLEENGSFDLYKLDKMLEKKTVLVIDEAQNLFLSHTKGFSAYNGLLNMINLSTENIFWVLSFNKYSWLYLDRAFGRSQFFRNIFPLKGWDDTAIKELIFKRHHSSEYKLSYDLLINATRSQDEMDRYTTVESKFFKLLWELSRGNPRAALYLWLTSLSRRNSKTFNVHIPKDADLDSLDKLADDIFFVIASVLKHENLSPNEIESTTNLPKGIVRNAIKVGQERNFFFKDKHGRYMIEISSQYGLIKYLKSKNFIYGY; from the coding sequence TTGAATTATTTGCTTAAAGTCACTCTAGTACTCGTACTTTCTCTCAATATTCATGCAACTAATAAATGTATAAAAAGTGAAGTCCTGTCTCTTAACGATACGGTTGTAGGAAATATAGAGCACAGAATTGTTGGAATTAAAAATGTTCTCAGTGGTAAAGGGGGAGATAGCTCTCTAATCTGGAATGTCTTTGGAAATGACTTCGACTTTAATAGGTCTGATGAATATATATCTAAACTAGAGACAATAAACTCAAAGTCTAGGGGAATATCTGAGGAGTATGAGTATCTATCAAATTGCTTAAAGGAATTAAAGTTAACTAAGAGAATGGCCCAGCTTGAAAAACTCTCTATAGAATATAATAACTTTAAAGTACAACTCTTTAAAAAGAATAAGGCCCTTAATAATTCAATAAAGCTAAATATTGATTCAAATAGCTCTATTCCTTCATTGGCCAAAGAGATCGATGAAGAGTTTATTGTTCTGGAGAAGAGTAAGAGAGATATAGAAAAGGAGTTGGCACAAAATGAGTCAAAAACCTTAATAGATTCTAACTCAAAAGAAGTCGTATTCTATCAAAACTCTCTGCTTAAATTTAAGTTAGATTTAATTAAGACGAGGATACTCTTTAATAGAAACCTACAACAGAAAATTGAATACTTTAATTTGAAAAGTTTAAAGCTATCAAATCTTTCTTCAAATTATGAAGAAAGAGATACTGAAACTATTGAGGCACAATTTGTTGAAGTTGAAAAGATTTGGAAAGAGGTCACTAAGCAAAACTTCTATGATTTAATTAAAGGATCTTTATTCTTTGATATTCCAAGAGTACCAGGGGTTTTTACTTCAAAAAGAAATGTTGAAAGTGAGATTAGAGCGACCTTAGAGACCGAGAGAAGTAAAGTTAGTACTTTTAGAAAGGAGTCTATCTCTGATCTAACTAAGAAGAAAGAAGAAGAACTAAAGCTATTAAATAATTTATTAATTCAAATAAACTCCCTTCGAAGTAATTATTATAATAAGTTAAGTTTTAGCTTTTTATCTGGTCGATTTTTTACTTCATCTTACTTAAGTTCTTTAAAGAATGAAATATATGCATCTCCTTATCGTTTACTGAACTATGTTTATTCTAAGTATCTCTTCGTGAATGAAAAACTCTCTTTAGGGAGGGATGGAATAACGGATTTAAGTTTATTGCTCTTTAAATATATGATGATCATCTTAGGTGTCTTTAGCTTTAAATTGGTTCTTCATAAAATTTATGATTTCTTAGAGAAAAAGAATAGAGGACTTGTTTCAAAGAGAAAGCGCTCGGAGTTCTTTAGCTACTTAACGACAATTTGGAATAAGCATAGTGATAACTTCTACAGTATTTCATGGCTATTTTTGTTATTTGTACTATCTCATTTTGAACTATTAAATAATATATCAATTATATTGAATATCTTTATAATTCTAATTGTTGCCAAGATCATAAGGTCCCTTGTCATTCTCTTCCTTAGTACAGTTTCATCAATAGACTCTAGAAATTATAGAAGCTTTAAATTGAAGGCCGAGGGAACAGCTGGACGATTCGCAAATATTTACCTTGTATATTCCTTAATCATGGTTCTTTTAAATCTTACAGTTGGTAAGGTTTATATTTATTCAATCGTAAAGTTTGTTGCAATCATCTACTCACTATATCAAGTCATCGAAACATCTTCTGTATGGTCAAAGGAATTTAGTACTTATACGGAAAAGAAGTTTTCTGGAGTCATTGTAGATAAGATTGAGCGCTTTTATAAATTCTTACCATCGAAGATTCAGGGGATCTTTAGTTTTCTCTTTATCTCCATTTTAACAATCGTGAATATTTTTATAAGAATGACGGAAGACTTCGCAATTTCTAAGAAGATTTCTGCAAATCTATTTAGAAAGCAAGTGGAGAGTGTAGAAGTTGAAGAGGGAGCGAGTGAGCAGATTCCTAATGAATATAAGGAGAAGTTTACTTTTAACTCTCTCGATGTAGAAGAGCACTATGTAAATCACACATCTGAAATTGAAGAGTCAATCTGTAATGAGATTGTAGAGTGGATAGATGAGAAGTCCGAGGAGCACTCTGTCGTTGTCTATGGAGACAAGGGAATAGGGAAGACGACGCTTCTTAAAAAAGTTATTAGGGATATGGAGGGGAGATATACTGACGAGTTAAGTTGTGTGTACACCAAAGTTCCTGCTAAAACCATTGATAGAGAGAAGGCCCATACTTTTATCGTTAACGCTCTCGGATTGGAGGAGAATGGCTCCTTTGATCTCTATAAGCTAGATAAGATGCTAGAGAAGAAAACAGTTCTTGTTATAGATGAAGCTCAGAACTTATTTCTATCCCATACGAAGGGTTTCTCTGCCTATAATGGACTTCTTAATATGATTAATCTGAGTACTGAGAATATCTTTTGGGTCCTATCATTTAATAAGTATAGTTGGCTCTATTTAGATCGAGCATTTGGTCGCAGCCAGTTCTTTAGAAATATTTTTCCTCTTAAGGGATGGGATGATACAGCTATAAAAGAACTTATTTTTAAAAGGCATCACAGTTCAGAGTACAAACTCTCATATGATCTTTTAATTAATGCAACGAGATCTCAAGATGAGATGGATCGCTACACAACAGTAGAGTCGAAGTTCTTTAAGCTACTGTGGGAGCTCTCAAGAGGAAATCCTAGGGCAGCTCTCTATCTCTGGTTAACATCACTTTCTAGAAGAAATAGTAAGACATTTAATGTGCATATACCTAAGGATGCTGACTTAGATAGTTTGGACAAATTAGCTGACGATATATTCTTTGTGATTGCCTCTGTTTTAAAACATGAAAATCTTTCTCCCAATGAAATAGAGAGTACTACAAACTTACCGAAGGGAATTGTTAGAAACGCAATCAAGGTTGGACAAGAGAGAAACTTCTTTTTTAAAGATAAACATGGAAGATATATGATTGAGATATCTTCCCAATACGGACTTATTAAGTACTTAAAGTCGAAGAATTTTATATATGGATACTAA